acCAAGATAAGGACAAACAATGGAgctttgaaaatcaaaattgtttCCATAATAGTAGAAAAAGTCAATCAAGTGATATCGAAAATCGTTTTGCTGAGATGTTTCTTTCCATGCATTGATTCCTATATGTCCTTtccaatctaaaaataaaaaataaatttgcatcgAATTAAGTTATACTATGTGAGTTAACATTTACATCCATGAATAACTCATAATAtgtaatttagtttttttttataatagtgtaaattttccgtatttttagCTTGAAATAAGCCCCTCTCAAAACAATACActgtacaacaaaaaaagtacctATTGTCTGGGCTCGGATTGCAAAGTAGGTCTCGAGCTTTCTACAAATCTATTCCGATCTCGTCCAAAATGGTTGACATTTCAAAGAGTGGaccttttgaagtttttgagggtttttattgttaatctCCAAAGCATCATCTAATAAGTATCTCCAAAGATTCAGCGGACAATATTATGGGAGTTATGGTAGTTCAAAgtcagaaaaatgtaaattttatccaaaatattCCTGATGCTcccgataaattaaaaaaatcgtgtagctgtaaaaaaaatctaaaaaacgtTTTTAGATGTGATCGGCATAGTTTTGTAAACAGCTCGAGACCTACTTTAAGACCGCCAAATTCCGAGCCCaggctttttttgttgtataatcgattaaaataaaccaaaatcATACAATTTGCAATTTTACATACGTCCAACAGAAATTGATTTTCCGAATTCCTCTTTTTGCATTTCACAAACAGCTGGAAGTAACTTAACTTGTTGAAAGTAAAATACAACGAGCAGTGTTAGTGCATAACTGTTCATTTTCATATCAGCTATTTGTGCCCACTTTTTGACTATAATAGCTATTTTAGCGAATAAAGGTTGAATATCAATGAAGAAGCTTATTAGTTTGGTATTACAATGTGATAAACCATTGGTAAATGATAGATCACAAGGTAAATTTTCAGGTTTAAAGACTGCTTGCAATATTGGTGTTCTAGCTGCGGTGATCGGAAAGAAATCACACCATTGTTCAGTTTTTCGCAACTCTGTCTCAATGTACTTAAATTCAACCATAGATATATTTTTGccagttttaaaataatgattatctataaaaaaatttcataaatattcttggttttgttcaatatttagTAATACTATACCtaaatctataaataaatctaaatcaCTTGTTTCACTACCTAAACCAGAAATGCGTGAACCAAATGGATATACTTTGATGTTTGGATATTTTGATACGAGAGCCTTCTCAATGGATtccaatataataaaatgttttgtacCCATCTTAATTTTCTCAGCTTCTTCAGTCAATTTGGTTGCAAGTTTTTCTAAATGATGATCGCGtaaaaaaacttgaactttCTTGCTAAGTTTTATTTGAGGCTCATGAGTCTTATGTTCCGCTGGTTGTTGGACGAATGTCATATtcaattcttcatttttatttgaggTAATGCTGTTGGTATTTCCAAatatctttttctttttctggtctttttttaatacaattcgCTGATGTTGCTCACTACTTAAATGCTCTTGGACTCTTAAAACATCTGTTTTAATTGCCAAATTACATATACGACAATAAACTTGTCGATGCATTTGAAGTACTTCAGAGTTGATGAAGGCTTCATTTTTGTCAgtatcaattaaaatacaacCTGACAGCAATTTCGATATTAACGATGTTGTTTCTTGGAGTTTTTCTAACAGCTCCAAGTCAACCGTTCTATAATTCATGTGTGTCTTCAAGCGGtcgttaaacaaatttatctcGAAATTTAGCTCCAGTGTTTTACGCGAAGCTTCCTCGTTTTGGTGTttgctcattttattttttgttcctaaatttttgataaactaGGAGcgataatttaactttattctGAAGACACGAATTTAAATAAGTACATTCATGAactatcatttatttatcattacgATCAATTGTAACTATAAAATACATGTAGTAAATACGTagtaagtatttatttatttttctatcaacttacatatgatatttatttatgtatttactTATAAATAAAGGAATAGAATGCGTCGtccaatcaatttttatgtaagtaatattttatttgctgTTACATAAATACTAATCTTATCTAACATAATAATCTAACTAATCTTAACATAACTCCCACTAATCTAATATAAAACAAGTATTGTAAAATACAtagtataaataaaataaattcagttttaTCAGTAGGGTATTCAGTTTCATTGAGGCATAAATGAAGCCATCCGACAGTGATGAACAATATATGAGAGCTTGAAACACACTATTCAAAAAGATGGAAGGgcaatttcaacaaattttaatatcttttttgTCTGAAGATAATGACGTCCGATCACAAGCCGAGGTATGTTACATTACTTTCattttagtgcaaaaaattatatatttacatgTAGAAGGGCAAAtactattataaaaaaaagtatcttcTTTGTTCCACGTGCCTTTTTTAAAGtctaataaacattttttgtgcagAGCACCTATATACCTATGTTCATTCaacatttattaaagaaaCAACAGTAGTTgggatttgaattttaaagaatatttccGAATTTAAAATCGAAATTGCAACCTATTAATTTCTCTGTAAAAACTTACAGTTTTGGATAAATGATATCCATTGAGATGCTTATTTTccctccaaaaaataaaatgtcaatacaagcaaattgattttttttgtattgtcaGGAGGCTTATAACAGTTTAGCTGTAGATGTCAAAGTTACTCATTTGCTTGCTGCCATTCAAAACTTCCAGCTGAGCGAGGAATGTCGTTTGATGGCGGCTGTTGTTTTAAGAAGGCTATTTACGTCtgagttttttgatttttattcaaaggtTTGTTAAATGTTACATTGAATATAGTGCttatatttacaaataatttataaattgttttaGCTTTCATCAGATGCACAAATccaattgaaaaatcaaattttgctaACTCTTCAACAAAATGAAACGCCGAATATGCGCCGAAAAATATGTGAGGTAGTTGCCGAAGTTGTTCGTAGTTTGATTGATGATGACGGAAATAATTTATGGCCAgaatttcttcagtttttatttcaatgcGCTAATTCTGACAGTGCTCAAATGCAGGAATCTGCGCTTCGTATATTTTCATCAGTGCCAGGAATATTTGCAAATCAACAAAACCAATATTTGGATGTAATTAAAGCCATGTTGTCAAAGTACATGGCACCGGAATCTGATCCAGAAGTAAGGTTTCAGGCGGTTCGAGCTTTGGgacaatttattttgcttcatgATAAGGAACAAGAAATTCAGAAGCATTTTTCAGATCTCTTCCCATCTGCTTTGATCATAATCGCAGAGAGCATACAACGTGAGGAAGATCAAACTTTATTAAAGTTGTTAATCGAAATGGCTGAAACTGTaccgaaatttttaagagctcAACTAGATACAATTTTCGAAGtgtctttaaaaacttttagtaATATTCAAGTAGAGGATACGTGGAGACATTTGGCACTTGAAGTAATGGTATCACTTTCTGAAAATGCAGCAGCAATGGTTCGAAAACGTGCCGATAAATATATCGCTGCATTAGTACCTTTAATCTTGCAAATGATGACTGATTTGGAAGACGATGATGGCTGGGCAGTATCTGACGAAATAAATGAAGATGATACTAGTGATAACAATGTTATTGCTGAGTCTGCATTAGACCGACTTGCATGTGGTCTTGGAGGCAAATGTGTTTTGCCTCATATTGTCTCAAATATTTCTAATATGCTACTTAATCCAGATTGGAAACAACGACACGCAGCTCTAATGGCTATTTCAGCTGCAGGTGAAGGTTGCCATAAACAAATGGAAGCCATGCTAGATAATATTATGCAAGCAGTGTTGAAGTACTTGCTGGATCCCCATCCTAGAGTTCGGTACGCAGCATGTAATGCTATTGGCCAAATGTCAACTGATTTTTCACCGAtattcgagaaaaaatttcatgaacaaGTCATACCCGGTCTTTTAAACTTACTTGATGATGTTCAACATCCTAGAGTTCAAGCACATGCTGGTGCAGCATTGGTAAACTTTAGTGAAGACTgtccaaaaaatatattaactcGTTACTTAGATTCAATCATGTCTAAACTAGAATCCATCTTGACAGCAAAATTTAAGGAACTGGtcgaaaaaggaacaaaattagttttagAACAGATCGTAACAACTATTGCAAGTGTTGCTGATACTACAGAAAAagattttgtcatttattatGATCGTTTGATGCCTTGTTTGAAGTACATTATTCAAAATGGAAATACTGAAGAATTAAAGATGCTACGAGGAAAAACCATAGAATGCGTTTCACTAATTGGATTGGCTGTTGGTGccgaaaaatttatgtctgATGCAAGCGAAATTATGGACTTGTTATTGAAAACTCACACAGAAGGAGATTTACCAGACGACGATCCTCAAACATCTTATTTGATATCAGCTTGGGCACGcatatgtaaaattttgggTAAACAATTTGAGCAATATTTGCCTCTTGTAATGGGTCCTGTTATGGCTACTGCATCAATGAAGCCCGAGGTTGCATTGCTTGATAATGATGAGGTACAAGATGTTGAAGGTGATAATGATTGGCAATTCGTTAATTTAGGCGAGCAACAAAACTTCGGAATTCGAACGGCAGGACTTGAGGACAAAGCTTCGGCATGTGAAATGCTAGTATGTTACGCAAGAGAATTAAAAGAAGGTTTTGCAAACTATGCCGAAGAGGTTGTACGTTTGATGGTACCTatgcttaaattttattttcatgatgGTGTCCGTACAGCTGCTGCAGAGtctttaccatttttattagATTGTGCTAAAATAAAAGGACCACAATATTTAGAAGGAATGTGGGCATACATTTGTCCAGAGTTGTTAAAAGCCATAGTTAGTGAGCCTGAAACTGATGTGATTTCCGAATTACTTAATTCTTTAGCTAAATGTATTGAAACTTTAGGACCTAACTGTTTAAATGAACAAGCGATGgatgaagttttaaaaattattgacaaaTTTATGTTGGAACACTTTGAAAAATCTGATAAAAGAGCACAAGCAAGAAAAGATGACGATTATGATGATGGAGTTGAAGAACAACTAGCTGATGAAGATGATCaagatatatatttattatccaAAATAGCTGAtattattcattcattatttGTAACTAACAAGTCAAACTTTTTGCCGCATTTCAACAAAGTGGTATCTCATTTCGCAAAATTGTTAGATCCTTCAAGAACATGGGCAGATCGACAATGGGGTCTATGTATATTTGATGATGTCATaggtattaaatttaactttattcgCTATAgatgtatatatatatattatattatatatatatatattttttttttgttttttaaatcttttatttattgtacagAATACTGTGGGCCCCATTGTAGTCAGtatcaacaaatatttttatctccaATTATGACATATTTAAAAGATAGCCAACCAGAAGTAAGACAAGCGGCAGCATATGGTTGTGGAGTGCTCGCACAGGCAAGCATTACTAGTTAAGACAATTATTTCCATGACTTATCGTTCACGTTTTTTCCTTTTAGTATGGAGGAGAAATTTTCGCCTTGACATGTGCAcaatttattccaattttgAGTCAAATAGTAATGGCGCCTGGTAGTAGAGATCCTGAAAATATCAATCCAACAGAAAATGCAATTTCAGCTATcacaaaaatacttaaatacaATTGTTCAGCTGTGACAAATATCAATGATATACTTGGATTATGGTAAGATTTGTATacatattgataaaaaaatctttgtgcTATGATGATAGCAGGCCGAGTTTGATGTTATCTTGAAAATAAGTAATATGATATATTGCGATTTTACACTTACTTTTACTGAAGACTTcattcattttgaatttatcatctctttatttttataattattgatattttatcatatattttaaagGTTTAATTGGCTCCCTGTTGTTGAAGACGATGACGAGGCGGAACATGTATATGACTATTTATGCGATTTAATTCAAGCAAACCATCCAGCAATCGTTGGTTTGAATAACTCTAATTTACCAAGGATTGTACAAATAATCGCCGAAGCATTCAGTCATAATGCAGTATCATTTAACAGTCCTGTTGCTTTAAGATTGATAAATATTGTCAAACAAATTGAGTCAAACCCTGACTTATTTCAGGCATGCATTTCTTACTTAACAACTGAGCAAAATAAAGCATTACAAGAAggttataaaaatgtattaagcagtcaaccacaaaaaaattaaaagaaatactATTCATATGTATTAGAAAGCTTCTATCTTATTCTAATATGACatagattttaaattcattctcTTTTTGGACACCTAAAAGTTCATGTTTTTACGAACGaaaatctttattatttaagtttttcaaaattggtaataaattttattcacttttattCATGATAAACCAATAATTAGGTACATTTGTTAATACCTATAGATCACATAgcttacataaaataaataaacttattttttatttcaagcaATGCAGATTAAGAAACTGTTTTGGAAATAACAATATtccattttcatcaatttaaaaactaattatttaataatttgttaaatatatatggcaaaataaagaaaataataataacttttatttaaacgtgttttttataaagaatttatgcttaatatatgaaaataaaatttgaaaataaaaagtttcggTAAAATGTTTTCtgttttctgagaaaaaaatat
The sequence above is drawn from the Culicoides brevitarsis isolate CSIRO-B50_1 chromosome 1, AGI_CSIRO_Cbre_v1, whole genome shotgun sequence genome and encodes:
- the LOC134829955 gene encoding terminal uridylyltransferase Tailor-like, translated to MSKHQNEEASRKTLELNFEINLFNDRLKTHMNYRTVDLELLEKLQETTSLISKLLSGCILIDTDKNEAFINSEVLQMHRQVYCRICNLAIKTDVLRVQEHLSSEQHQRIVLKKDQKKKKIFGNTNSITSNKNEELNMTFVQQPAEHKTHEPQIKLSKKVQVFLRDHHLEKLATKLTEEAEKIKMGTKHFIILESIEKALVSKYPNIKVYPFGSRISGLGSETSDLDLFIDLDNHYFKTGKNISMVEFKYIETELRKTEQWCDFFPITAARTPILQAVFKPENLPCDLSFTNGLSHCNTKLISFFIDIQPLFAKIAIIVKKWAQIADMKMNSYALTLLVVFYFQQVKLLPAVCEMQKEEFGKSISVGHWKGHIGINAWKETSQQNDFRYHLIDFFYYYGNNFDFQSSIVCPYLGESIKKKAFQYGKETLPGEFHTYQSYMKNINLLKAENLTDLFAFDKAMVIQDPFELIHNVAKGVKSTSCDRFISYCRLTSEFLKSKRVL
- the LOC134829923 gene encoding importin-5, whose product is MEGQFQQILISFLSEDNDVRSQAEEAYNSLAVDVKVTHLLAAIQNFQLSEECRLMAAVVLRRLFTSEFFDFYSKLSSDAQIQLKNQILLTLQQNETPNMRRKICEVVAEVVRSLIDDDGNNLWPEFLQFLFQCANSDSAQMQESALRIFSSVPGIFANQQNQYLDVIKAMLSKYMAPESDPEVRFQAVRALGQFILLHDKEQEIQKHFSDLFPSALIIIAESIQREEDQTLLKLLIEMAETVPKFLRAQLDTIFEVSLKTFSNIQVEDTWRHLALEVMVSLSENAAAMVRKRADKYIAALVPLILQMMTDLEDDDGWAVSDEINEDDTSDNNVIAESALDRLACGLGGKCVLPHIVSNISNMLLNPDWKQRHAALMAISAAGEGCHKQMEAMLDNIMQAVLKYLLDPHPRVRYAACNAIGQMSTDFSPIFEKKFHEQVIPGLLNLLDDVQHPRVQAHAGAALVNFSEDCPKNILTRYLDSIMSKLESILTAKFKELVEKGTKLVLEQIVTTIASVADTTEKDFVIYYDRLMPCLKYIIQNGNTEELKMLRGKTIECVSLIGLAVGAEKFMSDASEIMDLLLKTHTEGDLPDDDPQTSYLISAWARICKILGKQFEQYLPLVMGPVMATASMKPEVALLDNDEVQDVEGDNDWQFVNLGEQQNFGIRTAGLEDKASACEMLVCYARELKEGFANYAEEVVRLMVPMLKFYFHDGVRTAAAESLPFLLDCAKIKGPQYLEGMWAYICPELLKAIVSEPETDVISELLNSLAKCIETLGPNCLNEQAMDEVLKIIDKFMLEHFEKSDKRAQARKDDDYDDGVEEQLADEDDQDIYLLSKIADIIHSLFVTNKSNFLPHFNKVVSHFAKLLDPSRTWADRQWGLCIFDDVIEYCGPHCSQYQQIFLSPIMTYLKDSQPEVRQAAAYGCGVLAQYGGEIFALTCAQFIPILSQIVMAPGSRDPENINPTENAISAITKILKYNCSAVTNINDILGLWFNWLPVVEDDDEAEHVYDYLCDLIQANHPAIVGLNNSNLPRIVQIIAEAFSHNAVSFNSPVALRLINIVKQIESNPDLFQACISYLTTEQNKALQEGYKNVLSSQPQKN